From Watersipora subatra chromosome 2, tzWatSuba1.1, whole genome shotgun sequence, one genomic window encodes:
- the LOC137388237 gene encoding monocarboxylate transporter 14-like, with protein sequence MDSKKAKAGLTIGLSQCEKMSPLISLIIEVIGIWRTHMVAGGMLCVGAVATAFATQFWHVVVSYSLLQGSAAGAIQIASIGVVSTYFDKYKDKVYAALMTAGYGGLLIGPAFTEYLLDATSYRTTILIGVAADLLIFPAALIYRGTFCSQESLDKSVASSYNNGTFVSDDSQTSSSMSPAPPCDNETSSPNENGKEDSDVNIIQQKVAVDVEGADLDIKLKQEAEELEKEESSKKRLSLRLKMNLAVIKDPVFILYMFYFMTVSLGENTYFSLAVNYSVSTRDIFTLKQASFAMTVTGICTVIGSFFVLVVSHWSIDRQVFGIVTSTLLSLSLLAMPPVETPAGMFIISVVFGLTNGMFNSGMASLIQYQFGHNEQFLTRFSYLMLMVGVGSVIGPIGAGHLGTVIGMENSFYFLGGVAICGPVASELEAAAEYDSAVTL encoded by the exons ATGGATTCCAAAAAAGCAAAAGCTGGTTTGACTATCGGGCTGAGTCAGTGCGAGAAAATGA GTCCATTGATATCGCTTATCATAGAAGTCATTGGAATATGGAGAACACACATGGTAGCTGGAGGTATGTTGTGTGTTGGAGCTGTAGCTACAGCCTTTGCTACCCAGTTCTGGCATGTGGTTGTCAGTTATTCTCTACTACAAG GTTCAGCAGCAGGTGCAATTCAAATAGCAAGCATTGGAGTTGTGTCGACTTACTTTGACAAGTATAAAGACAAGGTATACGCAGCGTTGATGACTGCTGGATATGGTGGATTACTTATCGGCCCAGCGTTCACGGAATATCTCCTTGACGCAACCTCATATAGAACGACCATTCTTATAGGAGTGGCAGCAGATCTGCTTATATTCCCGGCTGCCCTAATCTACAGAGGTACATTTTGCTCTCAGGAATCTCTTGACAAGTCGGTTGCCTCCTCATACAACAACGGAACCTTTGTTAGTGATGATAGCCAAACATCATCATCTATGAGTCCCGCCCCACCATGTGACAATGAAACAAGTTCACCAAATGAAAATGGCAAAGAGGATTCAGATGTAAACATTATTCAGCAGAAAGTGGCAGTTGATGTCGAAGGGGCTGACCTTGACATCAAGCTTAAACAAGAAGCAGAAGAATTAGAAAAGGAGGAAAGCAGTAAAAAACGTTTAAGCCTCAGGCTAAAGATGAATTTAGCAGTGATAAAAGATCCAGtatttatactgtatatgtttTATTTCATGACCGTATCACTCGGTGAGAACACATACTTTTCTCTGGCTGTTAACTATTCTGTATCTACAAGGGACATTTTCACTTTAAAACAAGCTTCTTTCGCAATGACTGTAACAGGAATTTGTACTGTTATTGGTAGCTTTTTTGTATTGGTCGTATCTCATTGGTCGATTGACAGACAGGTTTTTGGTATAGTGACATCAACCCTGCTGAGCCTGTCACTCTTGGCTATGCCGCCGGTAGAGACCCCAGCTGGAATGTTTATCATCAGTGTTGTGTTTGGGCTGACAAATGGAATGTTTAACAGTGGCATGGCATCACTCATTCAGTACCAGTTTGGACACAATGAACAGTTTTTGACTAGATTTTCATATTTGATGTTAATGGTGGGTGTTGGCTCAGTTATTGGACCAATCGGAGCAGGTCATCTTGGAACTGTCATCGGAATGGAAAACTCATTTTACTTCCTTGGAGGTGTGGCCATCTGTGGGCCGGTTGCTTCTG AGTTGGAGGCAGCTGCTGAATATGACAGCGCTGTTACTCTCTGA